From Diadema setosum chromosome 5, eeDiaSeto1, whole genome shotgun sequence, the proteins below share one genomic window:
- the LOC140228961 gene encoding vesicular acetylcholine transporter-like: MDTTEKLMMEPKTRLTKRLVVVAIFLAVVMDNVLYMVVHAILPNYLRSIEAFQQEVDVTSRLNRSDSWYVSDSGLDHNIDGGKPFGILFAAKAIFQLVMNPVSEVLIDKTGYTPPMMIGLVATVLANMFFSFGKSYGLLFVARSLQGIGFAFIDTAGLAMHCTEDKWQRPGAMRFFKYIVNPYIAFAAWALSVSNVAVAFQEPTMSVWMDDTMRALSWQASIIWLPTFLPYIIGVSTSTAIPLRSSEIDKARRIVA; encoded by the exons ATGGATACGACGGAGAAGCTGATGATGGAGCCAAAGACCCGGCTAACCAAGAGGCTTGTTGTGGTTGCCATCTTTTTAGCTGTAGTCATGGACAACGTACTTTATATGGTGGTTCATGCCATTCTTCCAAACTATCTTCGATCTATAGAAGCATTCCAGCAGGAAGTGGATGTCACATCCCGACTAAACCGCAGTGACTCGTGGTACGTCTCGGACAGTGGACTAGATCATAACATTGACGGAGGTAAACCCTTCGGGATCCTGTTTGCTGCGAAAGCCATCTTTCAGCTCGTTATGAACCCTGTTTCGGAGGTCCTGATCGATAAGACTGGCTACACTCCTCCTATGATGATCGGACTTGTTGCTACTGTCCTTGCGAACATGTTTTTCTCCTTCGGAAAGAGTTACGGATTACTGTTTGTCGCCAGGAGTCTGCAGGGTATCGGATTTGCATTTATCGACACGGCGGGTCTAGCTATG CACTGCACAGAGGACAAATGGCAAAGACCGGGGGCAATGCGATTCTTCAAGTATATCGTGAATCCCTACATCGCCTTTGCCGCTTGGGCGTTGTCCGTGTCGAACGTCGCAGTAGCGTTCCAGGAACCCACCATGTCTGTTTGGATGGATGACACCATGCGTGCTCTAAGCTGGCAGGCTAGCATAATTTGGTTACCAACGTTCCTCCCATACATCATAGGCGTCTCGACCAGT ACGGCGATTCCGCTACGATCATCAGAAATCGACAAAGCGCGGCGGATCGTGGCTTGA